CGCCCGCGCTGACGGCGTTGGTATGCTAAGTCACTTTGGTCATGCGCGGGCCCGCGGGCCCGCGTCTCGCGAGAGGAGGTGAGTGCGCTGCATCTCTACGATGTGATGGTGATCATCGATCCGCGTCTGACCGAGGAAGAAGTCGCCCAGCTGACGAGCCGGCTCCAGGAGTCCGTGAGCGGGCTCGGGGGTGAGGCCGTGTCGACGGAGAACTGGGGCAAGCGGCGGCTCGCGTTCGAGATCGCGAAGCAGCGAGAGGGTACGTACGTCCTGCTCCAAACGCGAGCGGAGCCATCGGTCATGCGTGAGTACGAGCGGCAGCTCAGGCTCAACGAGTCCGTCCTCCGTTTCATGACGATCCGGGTGGTGGAGCGGCGCCGGAAGGTCGGGGCCGAGCCCCCCGCCGAGACGGCACCCAGTCCGGAGGCGACGGTCGAGGAGGTCGGTTGATGGCGAGCCTGAACAAG
This sequence is a window from Candidatus Methylomirabilota bacterium. Protein-coding genes within it:
- the rpsF gene encoding 30S ribosomal protein S6 encodes the protein MSALHLYDVMVIIDPRLTEEEVAQLTSRLQESVSGLGGEAVSTENWGKRRLAFEIAKQREGTYVLLQTRAEPSVMREYERQLRLNESVLRFMTIRVVERRRKVGAEPPAETAPSPEATVEEVG